The following nucleotide sequence is from Sandaracinaceae bacterium.
CAGTCACGTCGTCCGGCTCGAGCTCGAGGGCTACCAGCCGAGCGAAGGCACGCAGGAGATCCGGGCGGACCAGACGCGGAGCATCACGCAGGTGATGGAGCCCGTGGCCGTCGACGAGGGCCCGGTCGCGACGGGCCGCCTCACGCTCACCAGCACGCCGCCCGCCACGGTCTTCCACGACGGCGAGGAGCTGGGCCGGACCCCGCTGCGCAACGTCGTCCTCCCGGCCGGGCTGGTCGCGCTCGAGCTCGAGACCCCGGACGGCGAGCGGCACCGCAGCGGCGTCATGGTGCGCGCCAACGACCACTCGTCGACGCACCTCGACCTGCAGCCCCGCTGAGCGTCGCGGTCAGCGTCGGAGCATGACGATGCGCTGGTCGACGCCGCGGCGGATCCCGACCATCGCCACCAGGAAGCTCTGGGCGTAGAGCTGCTCGGCGCGGGCCGGGCCGTCGACCGGCTGTCCATTGACGTCGGTGACCACGTCGCCCACCCGAAGGCCGGCGCTCGCGGCGGGAGAGCCGTCGCGGAGGCCGACCACGACCGCCCCCGACGCGATCTGGGGGCTCACCCCATGCTGACTCCGCAGCGCGTCGGTCAACGGCGCGAGCAGCATCCCGCCCACGTCGGTCGCGTTGGCCGGCGCCGGCTGGCCGGGCGTGGGGACGCCGGGCGGACCGGCCTGAACCGCGGGGCGCGGGCGCAAGCTCACCTGCACCTCTCCGGCCTGTCCCTGGCGCTCTCGGCGGATGCGCACCTCGGCCCCCGCGCCGCGGGTGGCGATGAGGTTGCGGAACTGACGGCTCGAGCGGATCGTCTCGGAGTCGAGCCCGCTGATCACGTCGCCGCGGCGCAGATCCACCGTCGCGGCCGGGCCCGTCGGCTCGATGTCCATGATCACCACGCCGCGCGTGGCCGGGATCCCGAGCGAGCGGGCCAGCTGCGGGTTGAGGTCCTGGATCGCGACCCCGAGCCAGCCGCGGGTCACGTGGCCGTCTCGGAGCAGCGCCTCGGCGAGCGGGCGGGCCATGTTGGACGGAATCGCGAACCCGATGCCGTGGCTGCCCCCCGTGCGGCTGAGGATGGCGGTGTTGATGCCGACCAGCTCTCCCCGCAGGTTCACGAGCGCGCCCCCCGAGTTGCCGGGGTTGATCGCGGCGTCGGTCTGGATGAAGTCCTCGTAGTCCGTGATCCCCATCGCCGCGCGGCCGGTCGCGCTCACGATGCCCTGGGTCACCGTCTGGCCGACGCCGAAGGGGTTGCCGATGGCGAGCACCGCGTCGCCCTGCCGCAGATCGCTGCTGTCGCCGTAGGCGAGCGCGGTCAGGCCGTCGAGGGGCTGACCGTCGGGCGGGGTCAGGCGCAGCACCGCCACGTCGCTCTCCGGGTCGCTCCCGATCGCGCGCGCGGGCAGCTCCCGCCCGTCGGCCAGGGTCACGCGGATCTCGCTCGCGTCCGCGACCACGTGGTGGTTGGTGAGGATCACCCCGTCGGTGCTGACGATGACCCCGGAGCCGAGGCTCTGCGCCTCCTGGGGCCCGGGATCTCCGAGGAACGGCCGCAACAGATCGAAGAACGGGTTCCCGCCCGGGCCGCCCGCCTGCACGGTGCGGGTGGTGGAGATGTTCACCACCGCGGGCAGGCACGCGGCCGCGACGTCGGCCAGCTCGACGGGGCCGTCACCCAGCGCGAGCGGCGGCGGACGGGTCCCGTCGTCGCCGGTCACCGGGGTGGCCGGGCTGATCTCGGTCTCGGGCGCGCCGCGCGGATCGAGCCAGTAGAGCGCGATGGCGGCGCCGGCGGTCGCGAGCGCGAGCAGGCTGAGCACCAGGTTCAGCCCGAGCAGGAGCCCCCCACCCTTCTTCATCCGGCTCTCCGCTTCCCTTCCAGGCGACGCACGCCCGAGCGCGTCACGTCGTCGACCGGCTCCAGCGCGTCCTCGAGCTGATCGGCCCAGGCCCGCATGTAGCGGATGGCGTCACCCCGGTCGCGGTAGTCCAGGCGACGCTCCGAGAGCGGGAGCCGGCGCAGCACCGCCGGGTCGCGGAGGCGCTCCAGGTTCTCCACATCGGACAACTCGAGTCCGATCGAGAGCATCTCCTCGATGACGTGATCGATGGGGTAGCCGCTGGCGGGGCACCACTCGATGGCGTGGTCGCGCCAGTCGCCGGCCTTCTCCACCGCGATGCGGTGGATCTCGGCCCGGGACCGAGCGGTCACGGTCTGGGCCAAGTGCCCGCAATTACAGGCTCCCATGTGGGTCCAGCGGAAGCGGGAGCCCTGCTCCAGGCGAAGCGCCGTGGCGCGCAGGGCGTCGACGAGGGTTCGGGTGGGACGGGCCATCGGGGGTGCGCTCCTTCGGGCACCAACC
It contains:
- a CDS encoding Do family serine endopeptidase, encoding MKKGGGLLLGLNLVLSLLALATAGAAIALYWLDPRGAPETEISPATPVTGDDGTRPPPLALGDGPVELADVAAACLPAVVNISTTRTVQAGGPGGNPFFDLLRPFLGDPGPQEAQSLGSGVIVSTDGVILTNHHVVADASEIRVTLADGRELPARAIGSDPESDVAVLRLTPPDGQPLDGLTALAYGDSSDLRQGDAVLAIGNPFGVGQTVTQGIVSATGRAAMGITDYEDFIQTDAAINPGNSGGALVNLRGELVGINTAILSRTGGSHGIGFAIPSNMARPLAEALLRDGHVTRGWLGVAIQDLNPQLARSLGIPATRGVVIMDIEPTGPAATVDLRRGDVISGLDSETIRSSRQFRNLIATRGAGAEVRIRRERQGQAGEVQVSLRPRPAVQAGPPGVPTPGQPAPANATDVGGMLLAPLTDALRSQHGVSPQIASGAVVVGLRDGSPAASAGLRVGDVVTDVNGQPVDGPARAEQLYAQSFLVAMVGIRRGVDQRIVMLRR